Proteins encoded in a region of the Ursus arctos isolate Adak ecotype North America unplaced genomic scaffold, UrsArc2.0 scaffold_2, whole genome shotgun sequence genome:
- the LRRC71 gene encoding leucine-rich repeat-containing protein 71 isoform X2 produces MSGEASAPGASPRAPRPGTQKSSGSVTKKGDRGAKEKPATVLQPVGEEEPKNPEEYQCTGVLETDFAELCTRSGYTDFPKVVPRPRPHPTFVPSASMSEKPTLDDQRLSGSCSLNSVESKYVFFRPTIQVELEPEDKSVKEIYIRGWKVEERILGIFSKCLPPLSQLQAINLWKVGLTDKTLTTFIALLPLCASTLRKVSLEGNPLPEQSYHKLMTLDSTISHLSLRNNDIDDNGAQLLGQALSTLHSCNRTLVSLNLGFNHIGDAGAGYIADGLRLNRALLWLSLAHNRIQDQGALKLAEVLRPFELTHTEVVERRRLLLEKGSQERSRLPSSSRHGDSKAERDKNPLMGVSSAALAEKPDKTSTTKTPKGLGKKKEKSGDPVKKEEKSGSGQSPTQGTPKKEDPAKAGKGKVTIPEQKPSKGKGPKTGNKEKRSFLMESEQLVAETSEMVNPLLEPVEHREGKVFMPGNKVLLHLNLMRNRITEVGLESFLATVQHQAQFSKSRSTARGPVGLLHLSLAKNCFSPQCPTYTMIQELMLPRDPISKAKPREEETMASST; encoded by the exons ATGTCGGGTGAGGCGAGTGCGCCCGGGGCCTCCCCCAGGGCCCCGCGTCCCGGCACCCAGAAGTCGTCTGGCTCAGTGACCAAGAAGGGGGATCGCGGGGCCAAGGAGAAACCGGCAACCGTCCTGCAGCCGGTGGGCGAGGAGGAGCCCAAGAACCCTG AGGAGTACCAGTGCACCGGGGTCCTCGAGACGGATTTCGCGGAGCTCTGCACGCGCTCGGGCTACACGGACTTCCCCAAAGTTGTCCCCCGGCCTCGCCCGCACCCGACCTTCGTCCCCTCGGCCTCGATGTCGGAAAAACCCACCCTAG ATGATCAGCGCCTGTCAGGGTCTTGTAGCCTCAACAGTGTGGAGAGCAAGTACGTGTTCTTCCGGCCCACCATCCAGGTGGAGCTGGAGCCCGAAGACAAGTCTGTGAAGGAAATCTACATCCGCG GTTGGAAGGTCGAGGAGCGGATCTTGGGTATCTTCTCTAAATGTCTGCCTCCGCTCAGCCAGCTGCAGGCCATCAA CTTGTGGAAGGTGGGGCTGACCGACAAGACCCTGACCACCTTCATCGCGCTCCTGCCTCTCTGCGCATCCACGCTCAG GAAGGTGTCTCTGGAGGGCAACCCGCTGCCCGAGCAGTCCTATCACAAGCTCATGACGCTGGACAGCAC GATCTCCCACTTGTCCCTACGGAACAACGACATCGATGACAACGGGGCACAGCTGCTGGGCCAGGCTCTGTCCACGCTGCACAGCTGCAATCGGACCCTGGTCTCCCTCAACCTGGGCTTCAACCACATTGGGGACGCGGGTGCTGGCTACATCGCAGAT ggcctccGGCTGAACCGCGCCCTGCTCTGGCTGTCGCTGGCGCACAACCGCATCCAGGACCAGGGCGCCCTGAAGCTGGCCGAG GTCCTGCGCCCCTTTGAGCTGACGCACACCGAGGTGGTCGAGCGCCGCCGCCTCCTGCTGGAGAAGGGGTCTCAGGAGCGCTCACGATTG CCTTCCTCCTCCCGACACGGGGACTCCAAAGCAGAGCGCGACAAGAACCCCCTGATGGGGGTCAGCAGTGCCGCACTGGCCGAAAAGCCAGACAAGACGTCGACAACGAAGACCCCGAAAGGCCTGggcaagaaaaaggagaaatcaggG GACCCggtgaagaaagaggagaagtCAGGGTCTGGGCAGTCACCCACACAGGGAACCCCCAAGAAAGAAGACCCCGCCAAGGCAGGCAAGGGGA AGGTCACCATCCCCGAGCAGAAGCCGAGCAAAGGAAAGGGGCCCAAGACCGGGAACAAAGAGAAGCGCAGCTTCCTGATGGAGTCCGAG CAGCTGGTTGCTGAGACTTCAGAGATGGTTAACCCTCTCCTGGAGCCTGTGGAACACCGAGAGGGGAAAGTGTTCATGCCCGGGAACAAGGTCCTTTTGCACCTCAACCTCATGC GAAACCGCATCACCGAGGTGGGGCTGGAGAGCTTCTTGGCCACAGTGCAGCACCAGGCCCAGTTCTCCAAGTCCAGGAGCACGGCCAGGGGCCCCGTGGGGCTGCTGCACCTGTCGCTGGCG AAAAACTGCTTCTCCCCGCAATGTCCCACGTACACCATGATCCAGGAGCTGATGCTTCCAAGGGACCCCATCAGTAAGGCCAAGCCCAGAGAGGAGGAGACCATGGCTTCCTCCACCTAG
- the LRRC71 gene encoding leucine-rich repeat-containing protein 71 isoform X1, producing the protein MSEKPTLDDQRLSGSCSLNSVESKYVFFRPTIQVELEPEDKSVKEIYIRGWKVEERILGIFSKCLPPLSQLQAINLWKVGLTDKTLTTFIALLPLCASTLRKVSLEGNPLPEQSYHKLMTLDSTISHLSLRNNDIDDNGAQLLGQALSTLHSCNRTLVSLNLGFNHIGDAGAGYIADGLRLNRALLWLSLAHNRIQDQGALKLAEVLRPFELTHTEVVERRRLLLEKGSQERSRLPSSSRHGDSKAERDKNPLMGVSSAALAEKPDKTSTTKTPKGLGKKKEKSGDPVKKEEKSGSGQSPTQGTPKKEDPAKAGKGKVTIPEQKPSKGKGPKTGNKEKRSFLMESEQLVAETSEMVNPLLEPVEHREGKVFMPGNKVLLHLNLMRNRITEVGLESFLATVQHQAQFSKSRSTARGPVGLLHLSLAKNCFSPQCPTYTMIQELMLPRDPISKAKPREEETMASST; encoded by the exons ATGTCGGAAAAACCCACCCTAG ATGATCAGCGCCTGTCAGGGTCTTGTAGCCTCAACAGTGTGGAGAGCAAGTACGTGTTCTTCCGGCCCACCATCCAGGTGGAGCTGGAGCCCGAAGACAAGTCTGTGAAGGAAATCTACATCCGCG GTTGGAAGGTCGAGGAGCGGATCTTGGGTATCTTCTCTAAATGTCTGCCTCCGCTCAGCCAGCTGCAGGCCATCAA CTTGTGGAAGGTGGGGCTGACCGACAAGACCCTGACCACCTTCATCGCGCTCCTGCCTCTCTGCGCATCCACGCTCAG GAAGGTGTCTCTGGAGGGCAACCCGCTGCCCGAGCAGTCCTATCACAAGCTCATGACGCTGGACAGCAC GATCTCCCACTTGTCCCTACGGAACAACGACATCGATGACAACGGGGCACAGCTGCTGGGCCAGGCTCTGTCCACGCTGCACAGCTGCAATCGGACCCTGGTCTCCCTCAACCTGGGCTTCAACCACATTGGGGACGCGGGTGCTGGCTACATCGCAGAT ggcctccGGCTGAACCGCGCCCTGCTCTGGCTGTCGCTGGCGCACAACCGCATCCAGGACCAGGGCGCCCTGAAGCTGGCCGAG GTCCTGCGCCCCTTTGAGCTGACGCACACCGAGGTGGTCGAGCGCCGCCGCCTCCTGCTGGAGAAGGGGTCTCAGGAGCGCTCACGATTG CCTTCCTCCTCCCGACACGGGGACTCCAAAGCAGAGCGCGACAAGAACCCCCTGATGGGGGTCAGCAGTGCCGCACTGGCCGAAAAGCCAGACAAGACGTCGACAACGAAGACCCCGAAAGGCCTGggcaagaaaaaggagaaatcaggG GACCCggtgaagaaagaggagaagtCAGGGTCTGGGCAGTCACCCACACAGGGAACCCCCAAGAAAGAAGACCCCGCCAAGGCAGGCAAGGGGA AGGTCACCATCCCCGAGCAGAAGCCGAGCAAAGGAAAGGGGCCCAAGACCGGGAACAAAGAGAAGCGCAGCTTCCTGATGGAGTCCGAG CAGCTGGTTGCTGAGACTTCAGAGATGGTTAACCCTCTCCTGGAGCCTGTGGAACACCGAGAGGGGAAAGTGTTCATGCCCGGGAACAAGGTCCTTTTGCACCTCAACCTCATGC GAAACCGCATCACCGAGGTGGGGCTGGAGAGCTTCTTGGCCACAGTGCAGCACCAGGCCCAGTTCTCCAAGTCCAGGAGCACGGCCAGGGGCCCCGTGGGGCTGCTGCACCTGTCGCTGGCG AAAAACTGCTTCTCCCCGCAATGTCCCACGTACACCATGATCCAGGAGCTGATGCTTCCAAGGGACCCCATCAGTAAGGCCAAGCCCAGAGAGGAGGAGACCATGGCTTCCTCCACCTAG
- the PEAR1 gene encoding platelet endothelial aggregation receptor 1 isoform X2 translates to MPWRPDTRLAVQHHRLPQCLASTMLPPLCSLLFLALGLRLAGALNPSDPNTCSFWESFTTTTKESQSRPFSLLPSEPCERPWESPHTCPQPTVIYRPVYRQVVRTEHRKRLRCCPGFYESRGTCVPLCAQECVHGRCVAPSECQCEQGWRGDDCSSACAPGAWGPQCDKPCHCGNSSSCDPRSGACFCPPGLQPPHCLLPCPPGQYGPACQLRCQCHGVPCDPQTGACFCPLERTGPSCEMSCLPGTTGVGFCPSTYPCHNGGVYQASQGSCSCPPGWMGTICSLPCPEGFHGPNCSQECHCHNGGLCDPFTGQCHCAPGYMGDRCREECPVGRFGQDCAEMCDCAQGARCFPANGACLCEHGFTGERCTERLCPDGLYGLSCQEPCTCDPEHSLSCHPMSGECSCLPGWAGLHCNESCPQDTHGPGCQEHCLCLHGGVCQPDSGLCRCAPGYTGPHCASLCPPDTYGVDCNARCSCENAIACSPVDGACVCKEGWQRGNCSVPCSPGTWGFGCNASCQCAHEAACSPQTGACTCTPGWHGAHCQLPCPKGKFGEGCASRCDCDHSDGCDPVRGHCQCQAGWTGTRCHLPCPEGFWGANCSKSCTCKNGGTCIPENGNCVCAPGFRGPSCQRSCPLGHWGANCAQSCQCHHGGTCHPQDGSCFCPPGWTGHLCLEGCSPAMFGANCSQPCQCGPGERCHPETGACVCPPEDSGAPCRIGSQEPFTMMPTSPVAYNSLGAVIGIAVLGSLVVALLALFIGYRHWQKGKAHQHLVVAYSGGRLDSSEYVMPDVPPSYSHYYSNPSYHTLSQCSPNPPPPNKVPGSQLFASLQAPERPGGAHGLENHSTLPADWKHRREPPPGPPDRGSGRLDRSYSPSYSSHGGPGPFSSKGPISEEGLGASVASLSSENPYATIRDLPSLLGSPWESSYVEMKGPPSGSPPRQPPQPRDSQRRHHPQPQRDSGTYEQPSPLTYDRDSVGSQPPLPPGLPPGHYDSPKNSHIPGHYDLPPVRHPPSPPLRRQDR, encoded by the exons cttcaccaccaccaccaaggagTCCCAGTCCCGCCCCTTCAGCCTGCTCCCCTCGGAGCCCTGTGAGCGGCCCTGGGAGagcccccacacctgcccccagcccac GGTCATCTACAGGCCGGTGTACCGCCAAGTGGTGAGGACAGAGCACCGAAAGCGCCTGCGGTGCTGTCCCGGCTTCTATGagagcaggggcacctgtgtCC ctCTCTGCGCCCAGGAGTGCGTCCACGGCCGCTGTGTGGCTCCCAGTGAGTGCCAGTGCGAGCAGGGCTGGCGGGGTGATGACTGCTCCAGCG CGTGTGCCCCAGGAGCGTGGGGGCCTCAGTGTGACAAGCCCTGCCACTGTGGGAACAGCAGCTCCTGTGACcccaggagtggagcctgcttctgcccccccGGCCTGCAGCCCCCACactgcctcctgccctgcccccccggCCAGTACGGTCCTGCCTGCCAGTTGCGCTGCCAGTGCCACGGAGTGCCCTGTGACCCCCAgactggagcctgcttctgccccctgGAGAGAACAGGGCCCAG CTGTGAGATGTCCTGTCTTCCGGGCACCACTGGCGTTGGCTTCTGCCCCAGCACCTATCCTTGCCACAACGGGGGTGTCTACCAGGCCTCCCAGGGCTCCTGCAGCTGCCCACCTGGTTGGATG GGCACCAtctgctccctgccctgcccagagGGCTTCCACGGACCCAACTGCTCCCAAGAGTGCCACTGTCACAATGGTGGCCTCTGCGATCCATTCACTGGCCAGTGTCACTGCGCTCCGGGCTACATGGGGGATCG GTGCCGTGAGGAGTGCCCCGTGGGCCGCTTCGGCCAGGACTGTGCGGAGATGTGCGACTGCGCCCAGGGCGCACGCTGCTTCCCGGCCAACGGCGCGTGTCTGTGCGAACACGGCTTCACCGGGGAGCGCTGCACCGAGCGCCTCTGCCCCGATGGCCTCTACGGACTCAGCTGCCAGGAGCCCTGCACCTGCGACCCGGAGCACAGCCTCAG CTGCCACCCGATGAGCGGGGAGTGCTCGTGTCTGCCGGGCTGGGCCGGCCTGCACTGCAACGAGAGCTGCCCGCAGGACACGCACGGGCCCGGCTGCCAGGAGCACTGCCTCTGTCTCCACGGCGGCGTATGCCAGCCCGACAGCGGCCTGTGCCGGTGTGCGCCGGGCTACACG GGCCCGCACTGCGCCAGCCTCTGCCCCCCCGACACCTATGGCGTGGACTGCAACGCGCGCTGCTCCTGCGAGAACGCCATTGCCTGCTCGCCCGTCGACGGCGCCTGCGTCTGCAAGGAGG GTTGGCAGCGTGGGAACTGCTCCGTGCCCTGCTCGCCTGGAACCTGGGGCTTCGGTTGCAACGCCAGCTGCCAGTGTGCCCACGAGGCAGCCTGCAGCCCCCAAACCGGAGCCTGTACCTGCACCCCTGGGTGGCACGGGGCCCACTGCCAGCTCCCCTGCCCG AAGGGGAAGTTTGGTGAAGGCTGTGCCAGTCGCTGTGACTGTGACCACTCTGATGGCTGCGACCCTGTTCGTGGACACTGCCAGTGCCAGGCCGGCTGGACGG GGACTCGCTgccacctgccctgccctgaAGGCTTCTGGGGAGCCAACTGTAGTAAGAGCTGTACCTGCAAGAATGGGGGCACCTGCATCCCCGAGAATGGCAATTGCGTGTGCGCCCCCGGATTCCGAGGCCCCTCCTGCCAAAGAT CGTGCCCTCTAGGACACTGGGGAGCCAACTGTGCCCAGTCCTGCCAGTGCCACCACGGAGGCACCTGCCACCCCCAGGATGGGAGCTGTTTCTGCCCCCCAGGCTGGACTGGACACCTCTGCTTGGAAG GCTGCTCTCCTGCGATGTTCGGAGCCAACTGCTCCCAGCCATGCCAGTGTGGTCCTGGAGAGAGGTGCCACCCGGAGACTGGGGCCTGTGTGTGTCCCCCAGAGGACAGCGGTGCCCCCTGCAGGATTG GAAGCCAGGAGCCCTTCACCATGATGCCTACCTCTCCAGTGGCCTATAACTCGCTGGGGGCAGTGATCGGCATCGCCGTGCTGGGCTCCCTGGTGGTGGCCCTGCTGGCACTGTTCATTGGCTACCGCCACTGGCAAAAAGGCAAGGCACACCAACACCTGGTGGTGGCCTACAGCGGCGGGCGCCTGGACAGCTCCGAGTACGTCATGCCAG ATGTGCCCCCCAGCTACAGCCACTACTACTCCAACCCCAGCTACCACACCCTGTCACAGTGCTCCCCGAACCCCCCGCCCCCGAACAAG gTTCCAGGCAGTCAGCTGTTCGCCAGCCTCCAGGCCCCAGAGCGGCCAGGGGGCGCGCATGGGCTCGAGAACCACAGCACCCTGCCTGCTGACTGGAAGCACCGCCGGGAGCCCCCGCCAGGGCCTCCGGACAGGG ggAGCGGCCGCCTGGACCGAAGCTACAGCCCCAGTTACAGCAGCCACGGCGGCCCAGGCCCGTTCTCTAGCAAAG GGCCCATCTCAGAAGAGGGCCTGGGGGCCAGCGTGGCTTCCCTGAGCAGCGAAAACCCCTATGCCACGATCCGGGACCTGCCCAGCCTCCTAGGGAGCCCCTGGGAGAGCAGCTATGTGGAGATGAAAGGCCCTCCCTCGGGGTCTCCCCCCAGGCAGCCCCCTCAGCCCCGAGACAGCCAGAGGCGGCACCACCCCCAGCCACAGAGAGACAGTGGCACCTATGAACAGCCCAGCCCTCTGACCTATG ACCGAGACTCTGTGGGCTCCCAGCCCCCGTTGCCTCCGGGCCTGCCCCCTGGCCACTACGACTCACCGAAGAACAGCCACATCCCTGGACACTATGACTTGCCTCCAGTACGGCACCCCCCGTCACCCCCACTCCGGCGCCAGGACCGCTGA
- the PEAR1 gene encoding platelet endothelial aggregation receptor 1 isoform X1 translates to MPWRPDTRLAVQHHRLPQCLASTMLPPLCSLLFLALGLRLAGALNPSDPNTCSFWESFTTTTKESQSRPFSLLPSEPCERPWESPHTCPQPTVIYRPVYRQVVRTEHRKRLRCCPGFYESRGTCVPLCAQECVHGRCVAPSECQCEQGWRGDDCSSACAPGAWGPQCDKPCHCGNSSSCDPRSGACFCPPGLQPPHCLLPCPPGQYGPACQLRCQCHGVPCDPQTGACFCPLERTGPSCEMSCLPGTTGVGFCPSTYPCHNGGVYQASQGSCSCPPGWMGTICSLPCPEGFHGPNCSQECHCHNGGLCDPFTGQCHCAPGYMGDRCREECPVGRFGQDCAEMCDCAQGARCFPANGACLCEHGFTGERCTERLCPDGLYGLSCQEPCTCDPEHSLSCHPMSGECSCLPGWAGLHCNESCPQDTHGPGCQEHCLCLHGGVCQPDSGLCRCAPGYTGPHCASLCPPDTYGVDCNARCSCENAIACSPVDGACVCKEGWQRGNCSVPCSPGTWGFGCNASCQCAHEAACSPQTGACTCTPGWHGAHCQLPCPKGKFGEGCASRCDCDHSDGCDPVRGHCQCQAGWTGTRCHLPCPEGFWGANCSKSCTCKNGGTCIPENGNCVCAPGFRGPSCQRSCQPGRYGKRCVPCKCANHSSCHPSNGTCYCLAGWTGPDCSQPCPLGHWGANCAQSCQCHHGGTCHPQDGSCFCPPGWTGHLCLEGCSPAMFGANCSQPCQCGPGERCHPETGACVCPPEDSGAPCRIGSQEPFTMMPTSPVAYNSLGAVIGIAVLGSLVVALLALFIGYRHWQKGKAHQHLVVAYSGGRLDSSEYVMPDVPPSYSHYYSNPSYHTLSQCSPNPPPPNKVPGSQLFASLQAPERPGGAHGLENHSTLPADWKHRREPPPGPPDRGSGRLDRSYSPSYSSHGGPGPFSSKGPISEEGLGASVASLSSENPYATIRDLPSLLGSPWESSYVEMKGPPSGSPPRQPPQPRDSQRRHHPQPQRDSGTYEQPSPLTYDRDSVGSQPPLPPGLPPGHYDSPKNSHIPGHYDLPPVRHPPSPPLRRQDR, encoded by the exons cttcaccaccaccaccaaggagTCCCAGTCCCGCCCCTTCAGCCTGCTCCCCTCGGAGCCCTGTGAGCGGCCCTGGGAGagcccccacacctgcccccagcccac GGTCATCTACAGGCCGGTGTACCGCCAAGTGGTGAGGACAGAGCACCGAAAGCGCCTGCGGTGCTGTCCCGGCTTCTATGagagcaggggcacctgtgtCC ctCTCTGCGCCCAGGAGTGCGTCCACGGCCGCTGTGTGGCTCCCAGTGAGTGCCAGTGCGAGCAGGGCTGGCGGGGTGATGACTGCTCCAGCG CGTGTGCCCCAGGAGCGTGGGGGCCTCAGTGTGACAAGCCCTGCCACTGTGGGAACAGCAGCTCCTGTGACcccaggagtggagcctgcttctgcccccccGGCCTGCAGCCCCCACactgcctcctgccctgcccccccggCCAGTACGGTCCTGCCTGCCAGTTGCGCTGCCAGTGCCACGGAGTGCCCTGTGACCCCCAgactggagcctgcttctgccccctgGAGAGAACAGGGCCCAG CTGTGAGATGTCCTGTCTTCCGGGCACCACTGGCGTTGGCTTCTGCCCCAGCACCTATCCTTGCCACAACGGGGGTGTCTACCAGGCCTCCCAGGGCTCCTGCAGCTGCCCACCTGGTTGGATG GGCACCAtctgctccctgccctgcccagagGGCTTCCACGGACCCAACTGCTCCCAAGAGTGCCACTGTCACAATGGTGGCCTCTGCGATCCATTCACTGGCCAGTGTCACTGCGCTCCGGGCTACATGGGGGATCG GTGCCGTGAGGAGTGCCCCGTGGGCCGCTTCGGCCAGGACTGTGCGGAGATGTGCGACTGCGCCCAGGGCGCACGCTGCTTCCCGGCCAACGGCGCGTGTCTGTGCGAACACGGCTTCACCGGGGAGCGCTGCACCGAGCGCCTCTGCCCCGATGGCCTCTACGGACTCAGCTGCCAGGAGCCCTGCACCTGCGACCCGGAGCACAGCCTCAG CTGCCACCCGATGAGCGGGGAGTGCTCGTGTCTGCCGGGCTGGGCCGGCCTGCACTGCAACGAGAGCTGCCCGCAGGACACGCACGGGCCCGGCTGCCAGGAGCACTGCCTCTGTCTCCACGGCGGCGTATGCCAGCCCGACAGCGGCCTGTGCCGGTGTGCGCCGGGCTACACG GGCCCGCACTGCGCCAGCCTCTGCCCCCCCGACACCTATGGCGTGGACTGCAACGCGCGCTGCTCCTGCGAGAACGCCATTGCCTGCTCGCCCGTCGACGGCGCCTGCGTCTGCAAGGAGG GTTGGCAGCGTGGGAACTGCTCCGTGCCCTGCTCGCCTGGAACCTGGGGCTTCGGTTGCAACGCCAGCTGCCAGTGTGCCCACGAGGCAGCCTGCAGCCCCCAAACCGGAGCCTGTACCTGCACCCCTGGGTGGCACGGGGCCCACTGCCAGCTCCCCTGCCCG AAGGGGAAGTTTGGTGAAGGCTGTGCCAGTCGCTGTGACTGTGACCACTCTGATGGCTGCGACCCTGTTCGTGGACACTGCCAGTGCCAGGCCGGCTGGACGG GGACTCGCTgccacctgccctgccctgaAGGCTTCTGGGGAGCCAACTGTAGTAAGAGCTGTACCTGCAAGAATGGGGGCACCTGCATCCCCGAGAATGGCAATTGCGTGTGCGCCCCCGGATTCCGAGGCCCCTCCTGCCAAAGAT CCTGCCAGCCCGGCCGCTATGGCAAACGCTGTGTGCCCTGCAAGTGTGCCAACCACTCCTCCTGCCACCCCTCCAACGGGACCTGCTACTGTCTGGCCGGCTGGACAGGCCCCGATTGCTCCCAGC CGTGCCCTCTAGGACACTGGGGAGCCAACTGTGCCCAGTCCTGCCAGTGCCACCACGGAGGCACCTGCCACCCCCAGGATGGGAGCTGTTTCTGCCCCCCAGGCTGGACTGGACACCTCTGCTTGGAAG GCTGCTCTCCTGCGATGTTCGGAGCCAACTGCTCCCAGCCATGCCAGTGTGGTCCTGGAGAGAGGTGCCACCCGGAGACTGGGGCCTGTGTGTGTCCCCCAGAGGACAGCGGTGCCCCCTGCAGGATTG GAAGCCAGGAGCCCTTCACCATGATGCCTACCTCTCCAGTGGCCTATAACTCGCTGGGGGCAGTGATCGGCATCGCCGTGCTGGGCTCCCTGGTGGTGGCCCTGCTGGCACTGTTCATTGGCTACCGCCACTGGCAAAAAGGCAAGGCACACCAACACCTGGTGGTGGCCTACAGCGGCGGGCGCCTGGACAGCTCCGAGTACGTCATGCCAG ATGTGCCCCCCAGCTACAGCCACTACTACTCCAACCCCAGCTACCACACCCTGTCACAGTGCTCCCCGAACCCCCCGCCCCCGAACAAG gTTCCAGGCAGTCAGCTGTTCGCCAGCCTCCAGGCCCCAGAGCGGCCAGGGGGCGCGCATGGGCTCGAGAACCACAGCACCCTGCCTGCTGACTGGAAGCACCGCCGGGAGCCCCCGCCAGGGCCTCCGGACAGGG ggAGCGGCCGCCTGGACCGAAGCTACAGCCCCAGTTACAGCAGCCACGGCGGCCCAGGCCCGTTCTCTAGCAAAG GGCCCATCTCAGAAGAGGGCCTGGGGGCCAGCGTGGCTTCCCTGAGCAGCGAAAACCCCTATGCCACGATCCGGGACCTGCCCAGCCTCCTAGGGAGCCCCTGGGAGAGCAGCTATGTGGAGATGAAAGGCCCTCCCTCGGGGTCTCCCCCCAGGCAGCCCCCTCAGCCCCGAGACAGCCAGAGGCGGCACCACCCCCAGCCACAGAGAGACAGTGGCACCTATGAACAGCCCAGCCCTCTGACCTATG ACCGAGACTCTGTGGGCTCCCAGCCCCCGTTGCCTCCGGGCCTGCCCCCTGGCCACTACGACTCACCGAAGAACAGCCACATCCCTGGACACTATGACTTGCCTCCAGTACGGCACCCCCCGTCACCCCCACTCCGGCGCCAGGACCGCTGA